GCCCCGACGTCGCGCTGGCCAACGTCAACGCCGGCCTGCTGTTCCTGATGGCGATCACCTCGATGGAGGTCTACGGCGTGATCATCGCCGGCTGGGCCTCGAACTCGAAGTACGCCTTCCTGGGTGCGATGCGTGCGTCGGCCCAGATGGTCAGCTACGAGATCGCGATGGGCTTCTGCTTCGTCGTCGTGCTGATGGTCACCGGCAGCCTGAACATGACCGACATCGTCGTCGGCCAGACCAAGGGCAACTTCGCGTCGATGGGGCTGAACTTCCTGTCGTGGAACTGGTTGCCGCTGTTCCCGATCTTCATCGTCTACTTCATCTCGGGCCTGGCTGAAACCAACCGCCACCCGTTCGACGTGGTCGAAGGTGAAGCCGAGATCGTGGCCGGTCACATGATCGAGTACTCGGGCATGTCGTTCGCGATGTTCTTCCTGGCCGAATACGCCAACATGATCCTGGTCTCGGTGCTGGCCGTGATCATGTTCCTCGGCGGCTGGGATGCACCGGTTTCCTTCCTGTCGTTCATTCCGGGCTGGATCTGGCTGGGCATCAAGACCTTCTGCGTGGCCACGATGTTCCTGTGGGTGCGAGCCACCTTCCCGCGCTATCGCTACGACCAGATCATGCGTCTGGGCTGGAAGATCTTCATTCCGATCACGCTCGTGTGGCTGGTCGTGGTGGGCCTGTGGATCCAGTCGCCCTGGAATGTCTGGCTGTAAGGCGCGCACGCGTATCCCAAGGAAACTCACATGTCCGCCGTGACCAGTGTCAAGGATTTCGTCTCCAGCTTCATGCTGCTGGAGCTGCTCAAGGGCCTCAAGCTCACCGGCCGTCATTTCTTCCAGCGCACGGTGACCGTGCAGTTCCCGGAAGAGAAGACGCCGCTGTCGCCGCGCTTTCGGGGCCTGCATGCGCTGCGCCGTTATGAAAACGGCGAAGAGCGCTGCATCGCCTGCAAGCTGTGCGAGGCCGTCTGCCCCGCGATGGCGATCACCATCGAGAGCGATGTGCGCGCCGACGGCAGCCGCCGCACGACGCGCTACGACATCGATCTGACCAAGTGCATCTTCTGCGGCTTCTGCGAAGAAAGCTGCCCGGTCGATTCGATCGTCGAGACGCACATCTTCGAATACCACGGCGAAAAACGCGGTGACCTGTACTTCACGAAGGACATGTTGCTGGCCGTCGGTGATCGCTACGAACAAGAAATTGCAGCCAACAAGGAGGCGGACGCCAAGTACCGCTGAACCGCAGCAGCGGTCCGGGCGACAGCCGTCGCCAGGGATCGCCTGTGCCGGCTTCACGTGTACCCGATGACGACATGGACACCACCACCGCGCTCTTCTACGTCTTTTCCGCCGTCTTGCTCTTTGCGGCGTTCCGGGTCATCACCGCCCGCAGTCCGGTTCACGCCGCGCTGTACCTGGTGCTGGCGTTCTTCACCGCATCGTGCGTCTGGATGTTGCTGCAGGCCGAGTTCCTGGCGATCTCGCTGGTGCTGGTCTATGTCGGCGCCGTGATGGTGCTGTTCCTGTTCGTCGTCATGATGCTCGACATCAACGTCGATGTGCTGCGGCAGGGTTTCTGGTCGCACTTCCCGGTTGCTGCCACGGTCGGCGTGATCATCGCGCTGGAGATGGCAGTGGTGCTGCTGCGCGGCTTCAACCTGCCGATCGCCAAGGCGATGCCGGGTGCCGCCGAAGGTGTTCCCAACACCAAGCTGCTGGGGATCGAGCTCTACACCGACTACCTCTACCCGCTGGAGATCGCCGCGGTGATCCTGCTGGTGGCGATCATTGCCGCGATCGCGCTGACCCTGCGTCGTCGCAAGGACGTCAAGGGCCAGAACCCGGCCGAACAGGTCAAGGCCAAGAAGGCCGATCGCCTGCGCATCGTCAAGATGGATCCGGTGCGTGCCGTGCCCTCCGCGCCGGCCGCCGCCGATGCCACCGCACCGAAAGGACAAGCCTGATGGTCGCCCTCGGACACTACCTGACACTGGGCGCGATCCTGTTCGCGTTGTCGGTGATCGGCATCTTCCTGAACCGCAAGAACCTGATCGTTCTGCTGATGTGCATCGAGCTGATGCTGCTGGCGGTCAACCTGAACTTCGTCGCCTTCTCGCACTATCTGGGCGATATGGCGGGGCAGGTCTTCGTCTTCTTCATCCTGACCGTGGCGGCAGCCGAGTCGGCGATCGGCCTGGCCATCCTGGTGGTGCTGTTCCGCAACCGGTCAACGATCAATGTCGACGAGCTCGACACTCTGAAGGGCTGAGGCCAGAGGGAACACAAGAACATGTCCGAGCTCTCTCAATCCACCCTGCTGGCCGTGCCGCTGGCACCGCTGGCGGGGGCCGTCATCGCCGGCTTCTTCGGCAAGACGGTGGGCCGCCGCGGCTCCCATGTCGTCACCATCCTCGGTGTGCTGATCGCCTTCGTCCTGTCGGTGATGACGCTGCTCGACGTGATCGGCGGCGCACGCTTCAACCAGACCGTCTATGAATGGATGGTGCTGGGCACGCTGAAGATGGAAGTCGGCTTCCTGGTCGACGGCCTGACCGCCATGATGATGGTGGTGGTCACCTTCGTGTCGCTGATGGTGCACATCTACACCATCGGCTACATGGAAGAAGACCCGGGCTACCAGCGCTTCTTCTCGTACATCTCGCTGTTCACCTTCTCGATGCTGATGCTCGTGATGAGCAACAACTTCCTGCAGCTGTTCTTCGGCTGGGAAGCGGTCGGCCTGGTGTCCTACCTGCTGATCGGCTTCTGGTTCAAGCGGCCGACGGCGATCTTCGCCAACATGAAGGCCTTCCTGGTCAACCGCGTGGGTGACTTCGGCTTCATCCTCGGCATCGGCCTGATCGTCGCCTATGCCGGCACGCTGAGCTACGCCGAGGCCTTTGCCAAGGCCCCGGAACTGGCCAAGCTGGTGTTCCCCGGCACCGAGTGGATGCTGATCACGGTCACCTGCATCTGCCTGTTCATCGGCGCGATGGGCAAGAGCGCGCAGTTCCCGCTGCACGTCTGGCTGCCCGACTCGATGGAAGGCCCGACCCCGATCTCGGCGCTGATCCACGCCGCCACGATGGTGACGGCCGGCATCTTCATGGTGGCGCGCATGTCGCCGCTGTTCGAGCTGTCCGACACGGCTCTGAATTTCATCCTGATCATCGGCGCGATCACCGGCCTGTTCATGGGCTTCCTGGGCATCATCCAGAACGACATCAAGCGCGTGGTCGCGTATTCGACGCTGTCGCAGCTCGGCTACATGACGATGGCGCTGGGTGCCTCGGCCTACTCGGTCGCTGTGTTCCACCTGATGACGCACGCCTTCTTCAAGGCCCTGCTGTTCCTGGGTGCGGGCTCGGTGATCATCGGCATGCACCACGATCAGGACATCCGCAACATGGGCGGCCTGCGCAAGTACATGCCCATCACCTGGATCACCTCGCTGCTGGGCTCGCTGGCGCTGATCGGCACGCCGCTGTTCTCGGGCTTCTACTCGAAGGATTCGATCATCGAGGCGCTGCACGCCAGCCACCTGCCGGCCGCGCACTGGGCCTACTGGGCCGCGGTGATCGGCGTGTTCGTGACCGCGTTCTATTCGTTCCGGATGTACTTCCTGGTTTTCCACGGCAAGGAACATTTCCATCACAAGCCCTTCCCGGCAGAAGACGATCACGGCCACGATGACCACGGCCATGCGCACACGCCGCACGAGTCGCCCTGGGTGGTCACGGCCCCGCTGGTGCTGCTGGCGATCCCGTCGGTGGTGATCGGTTACCTGACGATCGGTCCGATGCTGTACGGCGACTTCTTCAAGGATTCGATCCTCGTCAACGCCCAGCTGCACCCGGCGATGGACAAGCTCGCGGCCGGTTTCCACGGCGCTGCGGCGATGGCGATGCACTCCCTGCAGACGCTGCCGCTGTGGCTGGCCGTGGCCGGTGTCGGGACCTCGTACGTGTTCTACATGCTGGTGCCGGCGATTCCGCAGACGCTGGGCCGCGTGCTCTCTCCGCTGATCACCGTGATGCAAAACAAGTACTACATGGACTGGATCAACGAAAACATCCTCGCCGCCGGAGCCCGCATGCTCGGCCGCGGGCTCTGGAAGGGTGGTGACGTGGCGGTCATCGACGGCGCCCTCGTCAACGGCTCGGCACGCCTGGTGGGCTGGATCGCATCGCTGGTGCGCCTGTTCCAGACCGGCTACATCTACCACTACGCACTGGTCATGCTGATTGGCGTCTTCGCGCTGATGAGCTGGTTCGTGTTCCAGTCGCGTTGAGCAGGGGAACCACGACATGGCTTACCTCTCGCTCTCCATCTGGGTGCCGATCGCCTTCGGTGCTCTTCTTCTCGCCCTCGGCCGTGACGAAAACGCCAACGTCACGCGCTGGATCGCGCTGGTCGGCGCGCTGGTCAGTTTCCTGATCACCTTGCCGCTGATCGGCAGCTTCGACACGGCGACTGCCGCGATGCAGTTCCAGGAGAACCTGCCCTGGATCGAGCGCTTCAACGTGCGCTATCACCTCGGCGTGGACGGCATCTCGGTCTGGTTCGTGCTGCTGACCGCCTTCATCACCGTGATCGTCGTGATCTCGGCCTGGGAGGTGATCGAGAAGCGCGTGCATCAGTACATGGGCGCCTTCCTGATCCTCTCCGGCCTGATGGTCGGCGTGTTCAGCGCGGTCGACGGCATGCTGTTCTACGTGTTCTTCGAGGCCACGCTGATCCCGATGTACCTGATCATCGGCATGTGGGGCGGTGCCCGGCGTGTCTATGCGGCGTTCAAGTTCTTCCTGTACACGCTGGCCGGCTCGTTGCTGATGCTGATCGCGCTGATCTTCCTGTACTACAAGTCGGGTGGCAGCTTCGAGATCCTGACCTGGCACGCACTGCCGCTGGGCGAGACGCCGCAGATGCTGCTGTTCTTCGCCTTCTTCGCGGCCTTTGCCGTCAAGGTGCCGATGTGGCCGGTGCACACCTGGCTGCCCGACGCCCACGTCGAGGCGCCCACCGGCGGCTCGGTCGTGCTGGCGGCGATCATGCTCAAGCTCGGTGCCTACGGCTTCCTGCGCTTCTCGCTGCCGATCGTGCCGGATGCGGCCATGACCTACGCGCCCTTCATCATCACGATCTCGCTGGTCGCGGTGATCTACATCGGCCTGGTCGCGCTGGTGCAGAAGGACATGAAGAAGCTGGTGGCGTATTCGTCGATCGCCCACATGGGCTTCGTCACGCTGGGCTTCTTCATCTTCAGCGAGCTGGGCATCTCCGGCGGCCTGGTGCAGATGATCTCGCACGGCTTCGTGTCGGGCGCGATGTTCCTGTCGATCGGCGTGCTGTACGACCGCGTGCATTCGCGTGAGATCGCGGCCTATGGCGGCGTGGTCAACACGATGCCCAAGTTCACCGCGTTTGCCGTCTTCTTCGGCATGGCCAACTGCGGCCTGCCGGGCACCGCCGGATTCATCGGCGAGTGGATGGTGATCCTGGGCGCCGTGAAGTACAACTTCTGGATCGGCCTGCTGGCGGCGACGGCGCTGATCTTCGGCGCGGCCTACACGCTGTGGATGATCAAGCGGGTGTATTTCGGCGATGTCGCCAACGACGACGTGCGCGAACTCACCGACATCAATGCCCGCGAGTTCCTGATGCTGGCGCTGCTGGCCATCGCCACGCTGGCGATGGGTCTGTATCCGAAGCCCTTCACCGACGTGATGCACACCTCGGTGACCGAGCTGATCCGCCACGTTGGCGTGTCGAAACTTTGATGACGGAGCTGGTCGCACCATGACGTCCATGAATTGGCTCGCGGTCTATCCCGAGATCTTCCTGTTGGTGATGGCTTGCGTGGTTGCGCTGGCCGACCTGTTTGTCACCGATCCCCGCCGCACACCCACCTACGTGCTGACGCTGGTGACGCTGGCCGCTTTTGCAGCCATGCACCTGGCGCTGTTCAACGGTGGCGAGACGCTCTACGCGGCCGGCCGCATGGTCGTCACCGACCCGATGGGTCACCTGCTCGCGTTCTTCTCGACCGTGGCCGTCGCGGTCACGCTGGTCTATGCCCAGCCGTATGCGGCGAGCCGCGAGATGCTCAAGGGCGAGCTGTTCACGCTCAGCCTGTTCTCGCTGCTGGGCATCTCGATCATGGTGTCGGGCAACAACTTCCTGGTCATCTATCTCGGCCTGGAGCTGATGAGCCTGTCGCTGTACGCGCTGGTGGCGCTGCGGCGCGACCACGCCCAGTCGACCGAGGCGGCGATGAAGTACTTCGTGCTCGGCGCGCTGGCCTCGGGTTTCCTGCTCTACGGCATGTCGATGATGTACGGCGCCACCGGCAGCCTCGACCTCGGCCGCGTGTTCGAGGCCATCGGCAAGGGTGAAGCCAACCACCAGGTGCTGGTGTTCGGCGTGGTGTTCATCGTCTCCGGCCTGGCGTTCAAGCTCGGCGCGGTGCCGTTCCACATGTGGGTGCCCGACGTCTACCACGGCGCTCCGACGGCGGCCACGCTGCTGATCGCCGGTGCGCCCAAGATCGCGGCCTTCGGCATGACGATGCGCCTGCTGGTCGACGGCCTGCTCGGCCTGGCGGTCGACTGGCAGCAGATGCTCGTGGTGCTGTCGGTCTGCTCGCTGGTGGTCGGCAACCTGGCCGCCATCGCGCAGAGCAACCTCAAGCGCATGCTGGCCTACTCGACCATCGCGCAGATGGGCTTCCTGCTGCTCGGCCTGGTCTCCGGCGTGGTCAACGGCAACACGCTGTCGGCGGC
This portion of the Leptothrix cholodnii SP-6 genome encodes:
- the nuoH gene encoding NADH-quinone oxidoreductase subunit NuoH, with protein sequence MLDTLQTFGSATLGGAWPVVWTLLKIVVVLLPLMGCVAYLTLWERKAIGWTQIRPGPNRVGPWGLLTPIADAVKLLFKEIITPSAANKGLFYLGPIMTIMPALAAWAVVPFGPDVALANVNAGLLFLMAITSMEVYGVIIAGWASNSKYAFLGAMRASAQMVSYEIAMGFCFVVVLMVTGSLNMTDIVVGQTKGNFASMGLNFLSWNWLPLFPIFIVYFISGLAETNRHPFDVVEGEAEIVAGHMIEYSGMSFAMFFLAEYANMILVSVLAVIMFLGGWDAPVSFLSFIPGWIWLGIKTFCVATMFLWVRATFPRYRYDQIMRLGWKIFIPITLVWLVVVGLWIQSPWNVWL
- the nuoI gene encoding NADH-quinone oxidoreductase subunit NuoI; translated protein: MSAVTSVKDFVSSFMLLELLKGLKLTGRHFFQRTVTVQFPEEKTPLSPRFRGLHALRRYENGEERCIACKLCEAVCPAMAITIESDVRADGSRRTTRYDIDLTKCIFCGFCEESCPVDSIVETHIFEYHGEKRGDLYFTKDMLLAVGDRYEQEIAANKEADAKYR
- a CDS encoding NADH-quinone oxidoreductase subunit J — translated: MDTTTALFYVFSAVLLFAAFRVITARSPVHAALYLVLAFFTASCVWMLLQAEFLAISLVLVYVGAVMVLFLFVVMMLDINVDVLRQGFWSHFPVAATVGVIIALEMAVVLLRGFNLPIAKAMPGAAEGVPNTKLLGIELYTDYLYPLEIAAVILLVAIIAAIALTLRRRKDVKGQNPAEQVKAKKADRLRIVKMDPVRAVPSAPAAADATAPKGQA
- the nuoK gene encoding NADH-quinone oxidoreductase subunit NuoK, giving the protein MMVALGHYLTLGAILFALSVIGIFLNRKNLIVLLMCIELMLLAVNLNFVAFSHYLGDMAGQVFVFFILTVAAAESAIGLAILVVLFRNRSTINVDELDTLKG
- the nuoL gene encoding NADH-quinone oxidoreductase subunit L, which gives rise to MSELSQSTLLAVPLAPLAGAVIAGFFGKTVGRRGSHVVTILGVLIAFVLSVMTLLDVIGGARFNQTVYEWMVLGTLKMEVGFLVDGLTAMMMVVVTFVSLMVHIYTIGYMEEDPGYQRFFSYISLFTFSMLMLVMSNNFLQLFFGWEAVGLVSYLLIGFWFKRPTAIFANMKAFLVNRVGDFGFILGIGLIVAYAGTLSYAEAFAKAPELAKLVFPGTEWMLITVTCICLFIGAMGKSAQFPLHVWLPDSMEGPTPISALIHAATMVTAGIFMVARMSPLFELSDTALNFILIIGAITGLFMGFLGIIQNDIKRVVAYSTLSQLGYMTMALGASAYSVAVFHLMTHAFFKALLFLGAGSVIIGMHHDQDIRNMGGLRKYMPITWITSLLGSLALIGTPLFSGFYSKDSIIEALHASHLPAAHWAYWAAVIGVFVTAFYSFRMYFLVFHGKEHFHHKPFPAEDDHGHDDHGHAHTPHESPWVVTAPLVLLAIPSVVIGYLTIGPMLYGDFFKDSILVNAQLHPAMDKLAAGFHGAAAMAMHSLQTLPLWLAVAGVGTSYVFYMLVPAIPQTLGRVLSPLITVMQNKYYMDWINENILAAGARMLGRGLWKGGDVAVIDGALVNGSARLVGWIASLVRLFQTGYIYHYALVMLIGVFALMSWFVFQSR
- a CDS encoding NADH-quinone oxidoreductase subunit M, whose amino-acid sequence is MAYLSLSIWVPIAFGALLLALGRDENANVTRWIALVGALVSFLITLPLIGSFDTATAAMQFQENLPWIERFNVRYHLGVDGISVWFVLLTAFITVIVVISAWEVIEKRVHQYMGAFLILSGLMVGVFSAVDGMLFYVFFEATLIPMYLIIGMWGGARRVYAAFKFFLYTLAGSLLMLIALIFLYYKSGGSFEILTWHALPLGETPQMLLFFAFFAAFAVKVPMWPVHTWLPDAHVEAPTGGSVVLAAIMLKLGAYGFLRFSLPIVPDAAMTYAPFIITISLVAVIYIGLVALVQKDMKKLVAYSSIAHMGFVTLGFFIFSELGISGGLVQMISHGFVSGAMFLSIGVLYDRVHSREIAAYGGVVNTMPKFTAFAVFFGMANCGLPGTAGFIGEWMVILGAVKYNFWIGLLAATALIFGAAYTLWMIKRVYFGDVANDDVRELTDINAREFLMLALLAIATLAMGLYPKPFTDVMHTSVTELIRHVGVSKL
- the nuoN gene encoding NADH-quinone oxidoreductase subunit NuoN, with the translated sequence MTSMNWLAVYPEIFLLVMACVVALADLFVTDPRRTPTYVLTLVTLAAFAAMHLALFNGGETLYAAGRMVVTDPMGHLLAFFSTVAVAVTLVYAQPYAASREMLKGELFTLSLFSLLGISIMVSGNNFLVIYLGLELMSLSLYALVALRRDHAQSTEAAMKYFVLGALASGFLLYGMSMMYGATGSLDLGRVFEAIGKGEANHQVLVFGVVFIVSGLAFKLGAVPFHMWVPDVYHGAPTAATLLIAGAPKIAAFGMTMRLLVDGLLGLAVDWQQMLVVLSVCSLVVGNLAAIAQSNLKRMLAYSTIAQMGFLLLGLVSGVVNGNTLSAANAYSSAMFYIITYVVTTLGTFGLIMLMARQGFEADQITDLAGLNQRNPLLAGVMAVFMFSLAGIPPTVGFYAKLAVLQALVSTNDTGYLVLAIFAVVMSLVGAFYYLRIVKVMYFDEPVDNSPIHAPAHARAVLSLNGAAVLVLGILPGGLMAMCAQAIVKALAS